In one window of Thermodesulfobacteriota bacterium DNA:
- a CDS encoding PAS domain-containing protein, translating to MAQFDEKPRDELVKRIGELEGVEKKLKESQRLLEYAQKISHLANWTWDIERDNFYGSREAYRIFEMPPGTPMPLSGMMGFVHPEDRALVRDAIEDGLRGAVYKFEFRIKTRNGYVKHVQVMGELESRNGKPVALNGTIQDLTERKELENEQRMLIGELQYAQRRAHLGNWVWDIESDNFFGSQESYYIVELPVGTPVNYARLMEMIHPEDRPLVRKSMEQALGGVLNREEFRIISGTGKLKYIQAIGELKIQNGRKSLIGTIQDITEKKELENEQKKLIAELEHAQKTAHFGDWAWDIASDNFSGSQESYDIFELPRGTPISYAKLIGMIYPEDRTLAKTCLEEALKGVRYEVEFRIISGLGRMKYLHGIGEPDMRDGRAVAVTGTIQDITEKKELENEQKKLISELQEALGRIKTLSGLLPICASCKRIRDEEGNWSSMEKYIEKHSEAEFTHSICPDCEERLYGKERKAGNE from the coding sequence ATGGCCCAGTTCGATGAAAAACCGAGAGATGAGCTGGTCAAGCGCATAGGCGAGCTTGAAGGCGTGGAAAAAAAACTCAAGGAGAGCCAGCGCCTGCTCGAGTATGCGCAGAAGATATCGCACCTCGCAAACTGGACATGGGATATCGAACGGGACAATTTTTACGGATCGCGGGAGGCATACAGGATTTTCGAGATGCCTCCCGGCACCCCGATGCCTTTAAGCGGGATGATGGGGTTCGTGCATCCCGAGGACAGGGCGCTGGTCAGGGACGCGATAGAAGACGGCCTGAGGGGAGCCGTTTACAAATTTGAATTCAGGATAAAGACCCGGAACGGATATGTAAAGCATGTCCAGGTCATGGGTGAATTGGAAAGCCGTAACGGAAAACCGGTAGCCTTGAACGGCACCATACAGGACCTGACGGAGAGAAAAGAGCTGGAAAACGAGCAGCGTATGCTCATAGGCGAGCTTCAGTACGCGCAAAGGAGAGCGCATCTCGGCAACTGGGTGTGGGATATCGAGTCGGATAATTTTTTCGGCTCTCAGGAGAGCTACTATATTGTTGAACTGCCGGTAGGGACTCCCGTAAATTATGCGAGATTGATGGAGATGATCCATCCGGAGGACAGGCCGCTGGTCAGGAAATCCATGGAGCAGGCACTCGGGGGGGTCTTAAACAGGGAGGAATTCAGGATAATTTCCGGGACGGGGAAGCTAAAGTACATTCAGGCCATAGGCGAGCTCAAGATCCAGAACGGCAGAAAATCCTTGATAGGCACGATACAGGACATAACTGAAAAAAAAGAGCTGGAAAATGAACAGAAAAAGCTCATCGCCGAGCTTGAACATGCGCAGAAGACGGCGCATTTCGGAGACTGGGCCTGGGATATCGCTTCGGATAATTTTTCCGGGTCGCAAGAGAGTTATGATATTTTTGAGCTGCCCCGGGGTACTCCCATAAGCTACGCGAAATTGATTGGCATGATTTATCCGGAGGACAGGACATTGGCGAAGACCTGCCTGGAGGAGGCGCTCAAGGGGGTCCGCTACGAGGTGGAATTCAGGATAATCTCCGGGCTGGGGCGCATGAAATATCTGCATGGAATAGGCGAGCCGGATATGAGGGACGGCAGGGCAGTGGCCGTCACGGGCACGATACAGGATATAACCGAAAAAAAAGAGCTGGAAAACGAGCAGAAAAAGCTGATTAGCGAGCTGCAGGAAGCGCTCGGCAGGATAAAGACATTAAGCGGGCTTCTCCCCATATGCGCCAGCTGTAAAAGAATACGAGATGAAGAGGGCAACTGGTCGAGTATGGAAAAATATATCGAGAAACATTCCGAAGCTGAATTTACTCACAGCATATGCCCCGACTGCGAAGAGAGGTTATACGGCAAGGAAAGGAAAGCCGGTAATGAATAA